A region of Subdoligranulum variabile DNA encodes the following proteins:
- a CDS encoding type I restriction-modification system subunit M: MARAASAPKKEISMEEALWKSADKLRGSVEPAEYKHVVLSLFFLKFASDKFEAQRKAISEKYGEKFVDNVAFYTKDNVFFLPEISRWSFIMENAKQDDIALKIDTALYTIEKANPALKGALPDNYYSRLHIDTAKLASLLDEIDKINTGDKENDIIGRVYEYFLSKFALAEGKGKGEFYTPKCIVNLIAEMIEPYDGILYDPCCGSGGMFVQSMKFVEAHHGNKKKVSIYGQEYTNTTYKLCKMNLAIRGISANLGEMAANTFTNDQHKDLKADYIMANPPFNQKEWRGDNELIDDPRWDGYEVPPTSNANYGWILNIVSKLSQNGVAGFLLANGALSDDGTELKIRRQLIENNLVEAIIILPRNLFYTTDISVTLWILNKNKKARVVEETGEVKRFRNREREILFMDLRQMGSPYEKKYIELTEEDRAKVTGVYHAWQQEGYEETYQNVPEFCYSASFDEVAEKGFTLVPSRYIEFVNRDENIDFDTKMKALQSELRDLLIAEEKSKADLLTVFKELGYEIEL; the protein is encoded by the coding sequence ATGGCACGAGCCGCATCGGCACCGAAGAAGGAGATTTCTATGGAGGAAGCTCTGTGGAAGTCCGCAGATAAACTCCGTGGTTCTGTCGAGCCAGCAGAATATAAACACGTCGTTCTCAGTCTCTTCTTTTTGAAGTTTGCCAGCGATAAGTTTGAGGCACAAAGGAAAGCTATTTCTGAAAAATACGGTGAGAAGTTTGTTGACAATGTTGCCTTCTATACGAAGGATAATGTATTCTTCCTGCCTGAGATCAGCCGTTGGTCTTTCATCATGGAGAATGCGAAACAGGATGACATTGCGCTGAAAATCGACACCGCCCTCTATACGATTGAGAAAGCGAATCCCGCACTGAAAGGCGCACTGCCGGACAACTACTACTCACGTCTTCACATCGACACAGCAAAGCTGGCATCACTGCTGGACGAGATTGATAAGATCAACACCGGCGATAAAGAGAATGACATTATCGGGCGGGTCTACGAATACTTCCTGAGCAAGTTTGCTCTTGCGGAAGGCAAGGGCAAGGGCGAGTTCTATACGCCGAAGTGTATTGTCAATTTGATTGCAGAAATGATTGAACCGTATGATGGCATTCTGTACGACCCTTGTTGCGGTTCTGGCGGTATGTTCGTGCAGTCAATGAAGTTCGTGGAGGCACATCACGGCAACAAGAAGAAGGTCTCTATCTATGGTCAGGAATATACAAACACGACGTACAAGCTGTGCAAAATGAATCTGGCTATTCGCGGCATCTCTGCAAACCTCGGAGAAATGGCAGCGAACACATTCACCAATGACCAGCACAAGGACCTCAAGGCAGATTACATTATGGCAAACCCGCCTTTTAATCAGAAAGAATGGCGTGGTGATAATGAGCTGATTGATGATCCGCGCTGGGACGGCTATGAAGTTCCGCCCACGAGCAACGCAAACTATGGCTGGATTCTGAACATTGTTTCAAAGCTCTCTCAGAACGGTGTTGCCGGTTTCCTGCTTGCAAACGGCGCACTATCTGACGATGGTACAGAGTTAAAAATCCGCCGTCAGCTTATAGAGAACAATCTCGTCGAGGCAATCATTATCCTTCCCCGAAACCTCTTCTACACCACGGACATCAGCGTTACGCTTTGGATTCTGAACAAGAATAAAAAGGCTCGTGTGGTTGAAGAAACCGGTGAAGTAAAACGCTTCCGTAACCGTGAGCGCGAGATCCTTTTCATGGACTTGCGGCAAATGGGAAGCCCTTATGAAAAGAAGTATATTGAACTGACAGAAGAAGACCGTGCAAAAGTCACGGGCGTCTATCACGCATGGCAGCAGGAAGGCTATGAAGAAACTTATCAGAATGTGCCTGAATTTTGTTACAGCGCATCCTTCGATGAGGTTGCTGAAAAGGGCTTTACCCTTGTTCCGAGCCGTTACATTGAGTTTGTAAACCGCGATGAGAACATCGACTTTGATACGAAAATGAAGGCGCTGCAAAGTGAACTGCGTGATCTGCTCATTGCAGAAGAAAAGTCAAAGGCAGACCTGTTGACCGTGTTTAAGGAGCTGGGCTATGAAATCGAATTATGA
- a CDS encoding AlkZ-related protein — protein sequence MSERDVGQLHSADDLIAAVEQYGFLPFFRNEIHGFSIEELCPPELWFADDVDGPWEWKGPAARSGKCLYGKLFNKKAGFVSREWIPDFANFRRDGYDFDARWDDGLASYKDKELYEAIDGEGGMLSKRLKEALNYRKGGNTGFETCITRLQMQSYVCIADFVYMQDRYGRPYGWGVAEYATPEELFGYDLITSAYQRDPQESKERILKHLQSRLPNATEMQLEKIIKG from the coding sequence ATGTCAGAGCGAGATGTCGGACAACTGCATAGTGCCGATGACTTGATTGCCGCTGTTGAGCAATACGGCTTTCTGCCCTTCTTTCGGAATGAGATTCACGGCTTCTCCATCGAGGAACTTTGTCCACCTGAGTTATGGTTTGCGGATGATGTAGATGGTCCGTGGGAATGGAAAGGTCCGGCTGCGCGGAGCGGCAAATGTCTCTACGGCAAACTTTTCAACAAGAAAGCTGGATTTGTGAGTCGGGAGTGGATTCCGGACTTTGCGAACTTCCGGCGTGACGGCTATGACTTTGACGCCCGTTGGGATGACGGCTTGGCGTCCTACAAGGACAAGGAGCTTTATGAAGCCATAGACGGTGAAGGCGGGATGCTTTCCAAACGGCTGAAAGAGGCTCTGAACTACCGCAAGGGCGGCAACACCGGTTTTGAGACGTGCATCACGCGGCTGCAAATGCAGAGCTATGTCTGCATCGCGGATTTCGTCTATATGCAGGACAGATACGGAAGACCTTATGGCTGGGGTGTCGCAGAGTATGCGACGCCGGAAGAACTTTTCGGGTACGACCTTATCACATCTGCCTATCAGCGAGACCCGCAGGAATCCAAAGAACGCATTCTAAAACATCTGCAATCACGTCTGCCTAACGCGACCGAAATGCAGCTTGAGAAAATCATAAAGGGGTAA
- a CDS encoding restriction endonuclease subunit S yields MKSNYEPLGKHIRLVDYRNSEEVTSTVLGISIDKEFMPSVANVIGTDLSRYKLISKGLFACNPMHVGRDERLPIALYEKDNAAIVSPAYFMFEIIDRDVLNEEYLMMWFRRPEFDRECWFMTDGSVRGGISWDDLCRIQLPVPPYERQLDVVESYRAITRRIAMKKEINDNLEAVLAASHSKMFFSKDTSEHSKLGELMTFGNGKSRPKTDGPIPVYGGNGVLSYTDHHNIENAVLIGRVGAYCGSVYLEQGICWVSDNAIFAKSKITKDEFFDYFLLKRLNLFNHHVGTGQQLLTQEILNNIEVPKPVTEQIELFNRKATSIFETIFTNSREIIRLQELSDLLLSRLAG; encoded by the coding sequence ATGAAATCGAATTATGAACCTCTTGGTAAACACATTCGGCTTGTTGATTATCGAAACTCCGAGGAAGTCACCAGCACTGTTCTTGGCATAAGCATCGACAAAGAGTTTATGCCTTCCGTCGCAAATGTAATTGGCACAGATTTGAGTCGGTATAAACTGATCAGCAAGGGGCTATTTGCCTGTAACCCAATGCACGTTGGACGCGATGAACGTCTTCCGATTGCGCTCTATGAGAAAGACAACGCCGCAATAGTTTCTCCGGCGTATTTCATGTTTGAGATTATTGACCGCGATGTCTTAAATGAAGAGTATTTGATGATGTGGTTTCGTAGACCGGAGTTTGACCGTGAATGCTGGTTCATGACGGATGGCAGTGTTCGTGGCGGCATCTCATGGGATGATCTTTGCCGCATTCAGCTCCCGGTTCCTCCCTACGAGCGGCAGCTTGATGTAGTAGAATCCTATCGAGCAATCACAAGGCGAATTGCTATGAAGAAGGAGATAAATGATAATTTAGAAGCGGTACTGGCGGCGTCGCATTCTAAGATGTTTTTTTCAAAAGACACATCAGAACACTCCAAATTGGGTGAGCTAATGACTTTCGGTAACGGAAAATCGCGCCCGAAAACAGATGGACCTATCCCTGTTTACGGAGGAAATGGCGTTCTTTCCTACACAGACCATCACAACATTGAAAACGCAGTCCTAATCGGTCGTGTTGGTGCATATTGCGGAAGCGTTTACCTTGAACAAGGAATATGCTGGGTAAGCGACAATGCAATTTTCGCAAAATCAAAAATCACAAAGGATGAGTTTTTCGATTATTTCCTTTTGAAGAGACTGAATCTTTTCAATCACCACGTTGGAACTGGTCAGCAGTTGCTCACGCAGGAAATCTTAAATAATATAGAAGTTCCAAAGCCGGTCACTGAACAGATAGAACTCTTTAATCGAAAAGCTACATCAATTTTTGAAACCATTTTCACAAACAGCCGTGAGATCATTCGGCTTCAAGAGCTATCTGATTTGCTGCTTTCTCGATTGGCTGGCTAA
- a CDS encoding relaxase/mobilization nuclease domain-containing protein, producing MAVTKIKAIRGTLSKAIAYILNPEKTDEKLLVSSYGCASETAAREFEWTRKIAEQKGMNPVRIIARHVIQSFEIGEVTPELAHEIGKQFADEILGGKYEYVLTTHIDKDHVHNHLIFNAVDFMDYHAYKSYKRIYYDMREVSDRLCKENGLSVIPPSQNKGMGYKEYTEAKRGTSWKQKFKQTIDRLVITAKDYDDFLRLMQEAGYEIKTGKYISFRAEGQERFTRSKTIGENYTEERIKERIAGRTPRRSQRQATPKGISLIGDIQARIRLIDSKGYEHKAKLTILKEAARTLNYLTENNLLQYADLEKKVEDVHSSYDRTGKELKGVEARLREVQPLIKNISNYQRLKPVYDAFQKAKDKPGFKAKHEAELVIFEAARSTLLAMQGDEKLPSLKTLQAEQQRLLEEQQRLYDERVKLKKEVKQIETIKSNVDTFLAPSVDHDRDHLRSTQRE from the coding sequence ATGGCAGTTACTAAAATCAAAGCAATCCGAGGAACTTTGAGCAAGGCAATCGCGTACATTCTGAATCCCGAAAAGACCGACGAGAAGCTGCTGGTCTCGTCCTACGGCTGTGCCAGCGAGACCGCAGCGCGGGAATTTGAGTGGACGCGGAAAATAGCCGAGCAAAAAGGGATGAATCCGGTCAGGATCATAGCCCGTCATGTGATCCAGTCCTTTGAAATTGGAGAGGTCACACCGGAGCTTGCCCACGAGATCGGCAAGCAGTTTGCAGATGAAATCCTCGGTGGAAAATATGAGTATGTGCTGACCACTCACATTGACAAGGATCATGTTCATAACCACCTGATTTTCAATGCGGTTGACTTCATGGACTACCACGCATACAAGAGCTACAAGCGGATTTACTATGATATGCGTGAGGTCAGCGACCGGCTCTGTAAGGAAAACGGTCTCTCTGTTATCCCTCCCTCTCAGAACAAGGGCATGGGCTACAAGGAGTACACCGAAGCCAAACGCGGCACGAGCTGGAAGCAAAAGTTCAAGCAAACCATCGACCGGCTTGTCATCACAGCCAAGGACTACGATGATTTTCTGCGGCTTATGCAGGAAGCCGGTTATGAAATTAAGACCGGCAAATACATCTCCTTCCGCGCTGAAGGTCAGGAGCGGTTTACCCGTTCTAAGACCATCGGAGAGAACTACACCGAGGAACGCATCAAGGAGCGTATTGCCGGACGGACGCCCCGAAGAAGTCAGAGACAAGCCACGCCGAAGGGCATCTCTCTTATCGGAGATATTCAGGCGCGGATCAGGCTCATCGACAGCAAGGGTTACGAGCATAAAGCAAAGCTCACTATCCTCAAGGAAGCGGCACGGACACTCAACTATCTCACGGAAAACAACTTGCTTCAATACGCCGATCTTGAGAAGAAGGTCGAGGATGTTCACAGCTCCTATGACCGTACCGGCAAGGAACTGAAAGGCGTTGAAGCACGTCTGCGGGAAGTCCAGCCGCTTATCAAAAACATCTCCAACTACCAGCGCCTCAAGCCCGTATATGACGCATTCCAGAAGGCAAAAGATAAGCCGGGTTTCAAAGCAAAGCACGAAGCCGAGCTTGTGATCTTTGAGGCAGCGAGAAGCACATTACTTGCCATGCAGGGCGATGAAAAACTGCCGAGCTTGAAGACACTGCAAGCGGAACAGCAGCGACTTCTTGAAGAGCAACAGCGGCTCTATGATGAACGTGTGAAGCTCAAAAAAGAAGTAAAGCAAATAGAGACGATCAAGTCTAATGTTGATACGTTTCTCGCTCCTTCTGTTGACCATGACCGTGATCATCTGCGCAGCACACAGCGCGAATAG
- a CDS encoding O-acetyl-ADP-ribose deacetylase, producing the protein MPLQIVRNDITKMKVDAIVNAANESLLGGGGVDGCIHRAAGPELLAECETLHGCKTGSAKITKGYKLPCKYVIHAVGPRWYDGRHGECELLISCYRTSLMLAKKYGCESVAFPLISSGIFGYPKDQALKVAIDTISSFLLENEMTVYIVIFDRKAYQISGKLFADIAAYIDDRYVDEHTDPRSERLRRMSAFRMEEPMPCESSVCDEDAIEQLIPPVSVAAAPKKAATLDDALEQIDESFSEMLLRKIDERGMTDAQCYKKANIDRKLFSKIRSDKSYKPSKPTVIAFAIALELPLSEMKDMLMKAGFALSHSNKFDIIVEYFVEHGNYNVFEINEALFAFDQSLIGA; encoded by the coding sequence ATGCCGCTTCAAATCGTCAGAAATGACATCACAAAAATGAAGGTGGACGCCATCGTCAATGCTGCCAACGAGTCGCTGCTGGGTGGCGGCGGTGTGGACGGCTGCATTCATCGCGCTGCAGGACCGGAGCTGCTGGCGGAATGTGAAACGCTCCACGGCTGCAAAACCGGGAGCGCAAAAATCACGAAGGGCTACAAGCTGCCCTGCAAATATGTCATTCACGCAGTCGGTCCGCGCTGGTATGACGGGCGGCACGGTGAGTGCGAACTGCTGATCTCCTGCTATCGGACATCGCTCATGCTGGCGAAGAAATACGGATGCGAGTCGGTTGCGTTCCCGCTGATTTCCTCCGGCATTTTCGGCTATCCGAAGGATCAGGCTCTCAAAGTGGCGATTGACACCATCAGCAGTTTCCTTCTTGAAAACGAAATGACGGTGTACATCGTCATTTTCGACCGCAAAGCCTATCAGATCAGCGGCAAGCTGTTTGCCGACATTGCAGCGTACATAGACGACCGCTATGTGGATGAGCATACCGATCCTCGTTCTGAGCGGCTGCGCAGAATGAGTGCCTTCCGGATGGAAGAGCCGATGCCTTGCGAGTCATCCGTCTGCGATGAAGATGCAATCGAACAGCTCATCCCTCCTGTCTCTGTGGCGGCTGCTCCTAAAAAGGCGGCAACTCTCGACGATGCACTGGAACAGATCGATGAGAGCTTTTCCGAGATGCTGCTGCGGAAGATTGACGAACGCGGCATGACGGACGCGCAGTGCTACAAGAAGGCAAATATTGACCGGAAACTCTTCTCGAAGATCCGCTCGGACAAGTCCTACAAGCCTTCCAAGCCCACCGTCATTGCATTTGCCATCGCTCTTGAGCTGCCACTTTCCGAAATGAAGGATATGCTCATGAAGGCGGGCTTTGCACTTTCCCACTCCAACAAGTTTGACATCATCGTGGAGTATTTCGTGGAGCATGGGAACTATAACGTCTTTGAGATCAACGAGGCTCTGTTTGCTTTTGACCAGAGCTTGATAGGAGCATAA
- a CDS encoding helix-turn-helix domain-containing protein translates to MQASERMVAVRISYKKLWMLLLERDIKKASLRHEIGLSAGTWTKLNKGEEVSLSILLRICDYLNCDIGDICEAVRTDKN, encoded by the coding sequence ATGCAAGCAAGCGAAAGGATGGTTGCCGTGCGCATAAGCTATAAGAAACTATGGATGCTTCTTCTGGAACGCGACATAAAGAAGGCTTCTCTACGACATGAAATAGGGCTGTCTGCCGGAACATGGACAAAACTGAATAAGGGGGAAGAAGTGTCCCTCTCTATTTTGCTGCGCATTTGTGATTACTTGAACTGTGACATCGGAGATATATGTGAGGCTGTGCGAACGGACAAGAACTGA
- a CDS encoding Y-family DNA polymerase: MKQHTYIAIDLKSFYASVECRERGLDPLDTNLVVADESRTDKTICLAVTPSLKSYGISGRGRLFEVKQRVKEANAGRQHDAPGRRLDGTSHFFSELQANPSLSIDFIIAPPRMAYYMEYSTRIYQVYLKYIAPEDIVVYSIDEVFMDVTDYLNTYKLSAHDLAMKIILDVLETTGITATAGIGTNLFLCKVAMDIVAKHIPADKNGVRIAELDEMKFRRELWAHQPLTDFWRVGRGIAKKLEQNGMFTMGDVALCSERNEDLLYKLFGKNAELLIDHAWGWEPTTIEAIKAYRPSSNSLSSGQVLHCPYEADKAKLVIREMTDLLVLDLVDKGLVTDQMVLTVGYDIENLTDPARRAKYHGAVETDHYGRQIPKQAHGSINLDGHTSSTRKIMCAVSELFDRIVDKNLLVRRMYVVANHVLPEADTPKKNDGVVQLDLFTDYAAEEEKQKAEDAALERERKIQAATLAIKKKYGKNAILKAMNLEEGATAKDRNAQIGGHKA; encoded by the coding sequence ATGAAACAACACACCTATATCGCAATCGACCTGAAATCTTTCTACGCCTCCGTGGAGTGCCGGGAGCGCGGCTTAGATCCTCTGGACACAAACCTCGTTGTTGCAGATGAGAGCCGGACGGATAAGACCATCTGCCTTGCCGTTACTCCCTCTCTCAAGAGCTACGGCATCTCCGGACGCGGGCGGCTATTTGAAGTCAAACAGCGCGTGAAGGAAGCGAATGCCGGACGGCAGCACGACGCACCGGGACGCAGACTGGACGGCACATCGCACTTCTTCTCGGAGCTGCAAGCAAACCCGTCTCTGTCGATTGACTTCATCATCGCGCCGCCTCGGATGGCGTACTACATGGAGTACAGCACCCGCATCTATCAGGTTTATCTCAAGTATATTGCCCCGGAAGATATTGTGGTCTACTCCATCGACGAGGTGTTCATGGACGTGACGGACTACCTGAATACCTACAAGCTCTCAGCACATGACCTCGCCATGAAGATCATCCTCGACGTGCTTGAGACAACCGGCATCACGGCAACCGCTGGGATTGGGACGAATCTCTTTCTCTGCAAGGTGGCAATGGACATTGTGGCGAAACACATCCCCGCCGACAAAAACGGCGTCCGCATTGCGGAGCTGGATGAAATGAAGTTCCGGCGTGAGCTTTGGGCGCACCAGCCTCTCACGGATTTCTGGCGCGTGGGTCGAGGTATTGCGAAAAAACTTGAGCAGAACGGGATGTTCACAATGGGCGATGTTGCCCTCTGTTCAGAGCGGAATGAGGACTTGCTTTATAAGCTGTTCGGCAAGAATGCGGAATTGCTCATCGACCATGCGTGGGGCTGGGAACCGACCACCATTGAAGCAATCAAGGCGTACCGCCCCAGCTCCAACAGCCTCAGCTCCGGTCAGGTTTTGCACTGCCCCTATGAGGCAGATAAAGCGAAGCTCGTCATCCGCGAGATGACGGACTTGCTTGTGCTGGACTTGGTGGACAAGGGGCTTGTTACCGACCAGATGGTTCTCACAGTCGGCTACGACATTGAGAACCTGACCGATCCGGCACGACGGGCAAAGTATCACGGCGCGGTTGAGACAGATCATTATGGGAGGCAGATTCCGAAACAGGCGCACGGCTCTATCAATCTCGACGGTCACACATCATCTACTCGCAAAATAATGTGTGCTGTGTCAGAACTCTTCGACCGGATCGTGGATAAGAATCTGCTCGTCCGCCGTATGTATGTTGTGGCAAATCACGTCCTGCCGGAAGCGGACACGCCGAAGAAAAATGACGGGGTTGTCCAGCTCGACCTCTTTACCGACTATGCCGCCGAAGAGGAAAAGCAGAAAGCCGAAGATGCCGCTTTGGAGCGTGAGCGGAAGATACAAGCCGCCACGCTTGCCATCAAGAAGAAGTATGGAAAGAACGCCATCCTCAAGGCAATGAATCTTGAAGAAGGTGCAACCGCGAAAGACCGCAATGCGCAGATTGGAGGGCATAAGGCGTGA
- a CDS encoding plasmid mobilization protein, producing MVRRTRDIQKKIWLTPQEERTIAKKMEMIGTENFGAYARKMLIDGYIIVVDYTEQKKLAAEINKIGVNINTVCRRINSTGRFYQDDIDELKEKMDAVWQLLKSKQSEEL from the coding sequence ATGGTACGAAGAACACGAGACATTCAGAAGAAGATTTGGCTGACACCGCAGGAAGAACGGACGATTGCAAAGAAGATGGAGATGATCGGCACGGAGAACTTCGGTGCGTATGCAAGGAAGATGCTGATCGACGGCTACATCATCGTTGTGGACTACACGGAGCAGAAAAAGCTCGCCGCCGAAATCAACAAGATCGGTGTGAACATCAATACCGTCTGCCGCAGGATCAACTCGACGGGACGATTCTATCAGGACGATATTGACGAGCTGAAAGAAAAGATGGATGCAGTATGGCAGTTACTAAAATCAAAGCAATCCGAGGAACTTTGA
- a CDS encoding flavodoxin: protein MSNKLVAYFSASGVTAKVAETLAEAIGADIFEIEPKVPYTEADLNWMDKNARSTIEMNDPASRPEIAVKRDNMKDYDTIFVGFPIWWYVAPTIINTFLESYDLTGKTVIPFATSGGSDIGKTNERLAPSCKGAKLMDGKVFKGCVGHQELAAWVEGLGL from the coding sequence ATGAGTAATAAACTTGTAGCATATTTTTCTGCGTCCGGCGTGACCGCGAAGGTAGCTGAGACGCTGGCAGAGGCAATCGGCGCGGACATCTTTGAGATTGAGCCGAAGGTGCCTTACACGGAAGCCGATCTGAACTGGATGGACAAGAACGCCCGCAGCACGATTGAGATGAACGATCCTGCTTCCCGTCCTGAGATTGCCGTAAAGCGGGACAACATGAAGGACTACGATACCATCTTTGTGGGCTTCCCGATCTGGTGGTACGTTGCGCCGACGATTATCAATACATTTCTTGAGAGCTATGACCTGACCGGCAAGACGGTCATCCCGTTTGCGACCTCCGGAGGAAGCGACATTGGCAAGACGAACGAACGCCTTGCGCCGAGCTGCAAAGGCGCAAAGCTGATGGACGGCAAGGTTTTCAAGGGCTGCGTCGGGCATCAGGAGCTTGCGGCGTGGGTTGAAGGACTTGGACTTTAA
- a CDS encoding nuclear transport factor 2 family protein, whose translation MNERERIIRLWFDMWIKKADLGIDNIFTDDVVYTESWSPKYENRKTVKHWFDEWNTRGSVLVWEIKQFFHQGNQTIVEWYFKNKMNNGNVEEFDGISLIVWTQDNKIKSLKEFGCNLHNYNPYRDSDIPVFREEKANWF comes from the coding sequence ATGAACGAGAGAGAAAGAATTATCCGATTATGGTTTGATATGTGGATTAAGAAAGCAGATTTAGGAATTGACAATATTTTTACAGATGATGTTGTATATACTGAGAGTTGGAGTCCTAAATATGAAAACCGCAAAACGGTAAAGCACTGGTTTGACGAATGGAATACACGCGGAAGTGTTCTTGTCTGGGAGATTAAGCAATTTTTTCATCAAGGCAATCAAACAATCGTGGAGTGGTATTTTAAAAACAAAATGAATAATGGAAATGTTGAAGAATTTGACGGAATATCTTTAATTGTATGGACACAGGATAACAAAATAAAATCATTAAAAGAGTTTGGTTGCAATCTTCATAATTACAATCCATATCGAGATAGTGATATTCCCGTATTTCGAGAAGAAAAAGCAAATTGGTTTTGA
- a CDS encoding vWA domain-containing protein: protein MRKNLTEIVFILDRSGSMSGLETDTIGGFNSMIEKQKKENGEALISTVLFDNVSEVIHDRVPVQKVEPMTDRDYSVRGCTALLDAIGGAIHHIGNVHKYARNEDVPEHTLFVITTDGMENASRRYDSETVKKMIERQKEKYGWEFLFLGANIDAVETAKHFGIGADRAVNYHSDHKGTQLNYEVLSEAVSAVRCSVPLGTNWKKRIDEDFNSRKDGRKQ, encoded by the coding sequence ATGAGAAAGAACTTGACGGAGATCGTATTCATCCTTGATCGCAGCGGCTCTATGAGCGGACTGGAAACAGACACCATCGGAGGATTCAACTCCATGATTGAAAAGCAGAAAAAAGAGAATGGCGAGGCATTGATCTCTACCGTTCTCTTTGACAACGTGAGCGAGGTTATCCATGACCGTGTGCCGGTTCAGAAGGTGGAGCCGATGACCGACAGGGACTATTCCGTTCGCGGCTGCACCGCGCTTCTGGATGCTATCGGCGGAGCGATTCATCACATTGGGAATGTCCACAAGTACGCAAGAAATGAGGATGTCCCTGAACATACGCTGTTCGTCATCACAACGGACGGCATGGAGAATGCAAGCCGCCGTTATGACAGCGAGACAGTTAAGAAAATGATCGAGCGGCAGAAGGAAAAGTACGGCTGGGAGTTTCTATTCCTCGGCGCAAATATTGACGCAGTTGAAACGGCAAAGCACTTCGGTATTGGAGCAGACCGAGCGGTCAATTATCACTCTGACCATAAGGGAACGCAGCTCAACTATGAGGTTCTGAGCGAAGCGGTTTCTGCTGTCCGTTGCAGCGTACCACTGGGTACGAATTGGAAAAAGCGTATTGATGAGGACTTTAATTCCAGAAAGGACGGGAGAAAGCAATGA
- a CDS encoding SIMPL domain-containing protein, which translates to MRTITVKGTGNVSARPDYIILSLNIETLSKTYDRAMSEATERIERLQGAAVCVGYHKEDLKTTSFDVQTRYENVKDRQGNYKREFVGYACSYRLKLAFDFDSKQLAKVISAIADCGAKPELSIAFTVRNPSAVSEKLLISATENARAKAEILCKASGSTLGQLLNIDYNWGELNVYSRTSYEVEDCIQPLMAMSKCSAPEIEPDDIDVSDTVAFTWEIQ; encoded by the coding sequence ATGAGAACGATCACCGTAAAAGGGACAGGCAATGTCTCCGCAAGACCGGATTACATCATCCTCTCCTTGAACATTGAAACCTTATCTAAAACCTATGACCGTGCAATGTCGGAAGCTACCGAGAGAATCGAAAGACTGCAAGGTGCCGCAGTCTGCGTTGGGTATCACAAAGAAGACTTGAAAACCACGAGCTTTGATGTCCAGACAAGGTACGAGAACGTCAAGGATCGGCAAGGAAATTACAAGCGAGAGTTTGTCGGATATGCTTGCAGCTATCGCTTGAAACTTGCATTTGACTTTGACAGCAAACAGCTTGCAAAGGTCATTTCTGCGATTGCGGATTGCGGTGCAAAGCCGGAACTCAGTATCGCATTCACTGTAAGAAACCCATCAGCGGTCAGCGAAAAGCTGCTGATCAGCGCGACGGAGAACGCCAGAGCGAAGGCGGAGATTCTTTGCAAAGCATCAGGAAGTACGCTTGGGCAGTTGCTCAACATCGACTACAACTGGGGCGAACTCAATGTGTATTCCAGAACGAGCTACGAGGTTGAAGACTGCATTCAGCCTCTTATGGCGATGAGTAAATGCTCTGCGCCGGAGATCGAGCCGGACGATATTGACGTGTCGGACACCGTGGCTTTCACATGGGAAATCCAATGA
- a CDS encoding SRPBCC family protein, whose product MIVLTEQIEIPASYEKLKAWTANFEEEFVKWSPYHIECNLYNGNYHAGSKVRFREIVMGLDYDVTGSITECEQDENHFRIVFRSDKKTAFIIFEGKRTETGCHFSHTEAFGMTTPVIGAIMNFLIFKVFFRKKANWQLIRDDMILDNRYLYDILTEGKYPERIPMDKLLTGAK is encoded by the coding sequence ATGATTGTTCTTACAGAGCAGATAGAGATTCCGGCTTCCTATGAAAAATTAAAGGCATGGACTGCTAACTTTGAGGAAGAGTTTGTGAAATGGAGTCCCTACCACATCGAATGTAATCTCTATAACGGGAACTATCATGCGGGAAGCAAGGTCCGCTTCCGCGAGATTGTTATGGGGCTGGACTACGATGTGACAGGCTCGATTACGGAATGCGAACAGGATGAGAACCACTTCCGCATTGTATTCCGGAGCGACAAGAAAACAGCGTTCATCATCTTTGAAGGAAAAAGAACTGAAACAGGATGCCATTTCTCTCACACCGAGGCTTTCGGCATGACCACGCCGGTAATTGGGGCGATCATGAACTTTCTGATCTTCAAGGTGTTTTTCAGGAAAAAGGCAAACTGGCAGCTTATCCGGGATGATATGATTCTGGATAACAGGTATTTATATGACATTCTGACCGAGGGAAAATACCCGGAAAGAATCCCGATGGACAAGCTGCTGACCGGCGCGAAGTAA